In Brachypodium distachyon strain Bd21 chromosome 2, Brachypodium_distachyon_v3.0, whole genome shotgun sequence, one genomic interval encodes:
- the LOC100837176 gene encoding 40S ribosomal protein S15a-1, producing the protein MVRVSVLNDALKSMYNAEKRGKRQVMIRPSSKVIIKFLIVMQKHGYIGEFEYVDDHRSGKIVVELNGRLNKCGVISPRFDVGVKEIEGWTARLLPSRQFGYIVLTTSAGIMDHEEARRKNVGGKVLGFFY; encoded by the exons ATGGTGAGGGTTAGCGTCCTGAATGATGCTCttaagagcatgtacaatgctgAGAAGCGTGGCAAGAGGCAGGTCATGATCAGGCCCTCTTCAAAGGTGATCATCAAGTTCCTCATAGTCATGCAGAAGCACG GTTACATTGGTGAGTTTGAGTACGTCGATGACCACAGATCTGGCAAGATTGTTGTTGAGTTGAACGGCAGGTTGAACAAGTGTGGAGTCATCAGTCCCCGCTTCGATGTTGGTGTCAAGGAGATTGAGGGATGGACTGCTAGGCTGCTTCCATCTCGTCAG TTTGGTTACATTGTCCTGACAACCTCTGCTGGTATCATGGATCATGAGGAAGCCAGGAGGAAGAATGTTGGTGGCAAGGTGCTAGGCTTTTTCTACTGA
- the LOC100837482 gene encoding ras-related protein RABE1c, protein MAAPPARARADYDYLIKLLLIGDSGVGKSCLLLRFSDGSFTTSFITTIGIDFKIRTIELDQKRIKLQIWDTAGQERFRTITTAYYRGAMGILLVYDVTDESSFNNIRNWIRNIEQHASDNVNKILIGNKADMDESKRAVPTAKGQALADEYGIKFFETSAKTNLNVEQVFFSIARDIKQRLAETDSKPEDKTIKINKTEGGDAPAASGSACCGS, encoded by the exons ATggctgcgccgccggcgagggccCGGGCCGACTACGACTACCTCATCAAGCTCCTCCTCATCGGGGACAGCG GTGTTGGCAAGAGTTGCCTCCTCCTGCGGTTCTCTGATGGTTCCTTCACTACGAGCTTTATTACCACAATTGG TATTGACTTTAAGATCAGAACAATAGAACTGGATCAGAAACGTATTAAGCTACAAATTTGGGATACAGCTGGTCAAGAACGTTTCCGTACTATTACCACTG CGTACTACCGAGGAGCCATGGGTATCCTGCTTGTTTATGATGTCACCGATGAGTCGTCTTTCAACA ACATAAGGAACTGGATTAGGAATATTGAACAGCATGCCTCTGATAATGTCAACAAAATTTTGATTGGCAACAAGGCTGATATGGATGAGAGTAAAAGG GCCGTACCTACAGCAAAGGGGCAAGCTCTGGCTGATGAATATGGCATCAAGTTTTTCGAAACT AGTGCCAAAACAAACCTCAACGTGGAGCAAGTTTTTTTCTCCATAGCCCGCGACATTAAGCAGAGGCTTGCTGAGACCGATTCCAAGCCTGAG GATAAGACCATCAAGATTAACAAGACAGAAGGTGGTGACGCCCCAGCAGCTTCGGGATCTGCTTGCTGCGGCTCCTGA
- the LOC100838387 gene encoding zinc finger protein ZAT8, whose product MTLAQEQQGLALALSPGSSAGGGGRSSPGVGVRGAAEGTFECRTCGRRFPSFQALGGHRTGHTRRHNALPPAAASAHGKARREPPQHECAVCGLEFPMGQALGGHMRRHRLPARGAVEVEEHTTLDLNRSAPSDQEEDRHRGGGGDRELEQGCSSSGSDSQPRLLNLLV is encoded by the coding sequence ATGACGCTGGCGCAGGAGCAGCAGGGGCTCGCGCTGGCGCTAAGCCCAGGCTCttctgccggcggcggcgggcgatcATCACCGGGCGTCGGGGTCCGGGGTGCCGCCGAAGGCACGTTCGAGTGCAGGACGTGCGGCAGGCGGTTCCCGTCGTTCCAGGCGCTCGGGGGCCACCGGACGGGCCACACGCGGCGGCACAACGCGCTGCCGCCCGCAGCGGCGAGCGCGCACGGTAAGGCTCGTCGGGAGCCGCCGCAGCACGAGTGCGCCGTGTGCGGGCTCGAGTTCCCCATGGGCCAGGCGCTGGGCGGCCACATGCGCCGCCACAGGCTGCCGGCCCGCGGCgccgtggaggtggaggagcacaCGACGCTGGACTTGAACCGCTCGGCGCCGTCGGATCAGGAGGAGGATCGGcatcgtggcggcggcggtgatcgGGAACTTGAACAagggtgctcctcctccggatcGGATTCACAGCCTCGTCTGCTTAACCTTCTCGTGTAG
- the LOC100838092 gene encoding coatomer subunit zeta-1 yields MESCPSVKNILLLDSEGKRVAVKYYTDDWPVLSSKLAFEKSVFVKTQKANSGAEAEIVMFDGHIVVYKFIQDLHFFVTGGDEENELILASVLQGFTDAVDLILRNNVEKRTALENLDLILLCLDEIVDGGIVLETEGSVIADKVSAHGAEGGTSIAEQTIVQALTTAREHFAKSLLM; encoded by the exons ATG GAATCCTGTCCTTCGGTGAAGAACATTCTGTTGCTGGATTCCGAGGGAAAGCGCGTCGCCGTCAAGTACTACACAGATGATTGGCCCGTGCTCTCGTCGAAGCTGGCCTTCGAGAAGTCGGTCTTCGTGAAGACCCAGAAAGCAAATTCTGGGGCAGAAG CTGAGATTGTAATGTTTGATGGTCACATTGTTGTGTATAAATTCATCCAAGACCTGCACTTTTTTGTTACTGGAGGAGATGAGGAGAATGAACTTATTTTAGCATCAGTTCTTCAGGGATTCACTGACGCTGTTGACCTTATTCTTAG AAATAATGTCGAGAAAAGAACAGCACTTGAAAATCTGGACCTGATCCTATTATGCcttgatgaaattgttgatgGAGG GATTGTCCTAGAAACAGAAGGAAGTGTGATAGCTGATAAGGTATCAGCTCATGGAGCAGAGGGCGGTACATCAATCGCTGAGCAG ACCATAGTTCAGGCCCTAACAACAGCAAGAGAGCACTTTGCCAAATCTCTTCTAATGTGA
- the LOC100838691 gene encoding glutathione S-transferase 4 yields the protein MAPAVKVYGWAVVSPFVARAVLCLEEAGVEYELVPLSREAGDHRLPDFLARKNPFGQVPVLQEADDDLTLFESRAIARHVLRKHKPELLTGDGSPGSAAMVDVWLEVEAQQHHPLAAAIVMQCIVSPLTGRAVDQAAVDEDVRKLGKVFDVYEARLSASRYLAGDSVSLADLSHFPLMRYFMETEHAALVEERPCVRAWWEELRARPAARRVAELMPPDFGLGKKADQ from the exons ATGGCACCGGCGGTAAAGGTGTACGGGTGGGCGGTGGTGTCGCCGTTCGTGGCGCGCGCCGTGCTGTGcctggaggaggccggcgtcgAGTACGAGCTCGTGCCCTTGAGCCGCGAGGCCGGCGACCACCGCCTGCCGGACTTCCTCGCCCGGAAGAACCCCTTCGGCCAGGTGCCCGTTCTCCAAGAAGCTGACGACGATCTCACGCTCTTCG AATCGCGTGCCATCGCGAGGCACGTGCTCCGGAAGCACAAGCCGGAGCTCCTTACCGGGGACGGCTCCCCGGGGTCGGCGGCCATGGTGGACGTGTggctggaggtggaggcccagcagcaccacccactGGCGGCCGCCATCGTGATGCAGTGCATCGTCTCCCCGCTCACCGGCCGTGCCGTCGACCAGGCGGCCGTGGACGAGGACGTCCGGAAGCTCGGCAAGGTGTTCGACGTGTACGAGGCGCGGCTGTCGGCGTCGAGGTACCTCGCGGGGGACTCCGTCAGCCTCGCTGACCTCAGCCACTTCCCGCTCATGCGTTACTTCATGGAGACCGAGCACGCGGCGCTCGTGGAGGAGCGCCCGTGCGTGAGGGCGTGGTGGGAGGAGCTCAGGGCGAGgcccgcggcgcggcgggtggcggAACTCATGCCGCCGGACTTTGGGTTGGGGAAGAAGGCAGATCAGTGA
- the LOC100837786 gene encoding fatty acid desaturase DES2: MGAGGRMTEKEREKQEVLSKRASGGAAVHRSPTDKPPFTLGQIKKAIPPHCFERSVIKSFSYVVHDLVIVAALLYVALARIPTLPSALQLGAWPLYWIVQGCVMTGVWVIAHECGHQAFSDYSLLDDIVGLVLHSWLLVPYFSWKYSHRRHHSNTGSLERDEVFVPKQKEALAWYTPYIYNNPVGRLVHIVVQLTLGWPLYLALNASGRPYPRFACHFDPYGPIYNDRERAQIFISDVGVAAVSLALLKLASAFGFWWVVRVYGVPLLIVNSWLVLITYLQHTHPALPHYDSTEWDWLRGALATMDRDYGILNRVFHNITDTHVAHHLFSTMPHYHAMEATKAIRPILGEYYQFDPTPVAKATWREAKECIYVEPQDHRKGVFWYSNKF; the protein is encoded by the coding sequence ATGGGTGCCGGCGGTAGGATGACGGAGAAGGAGCGGGAGAAGCAGGAGGTGCTCAGCAAGCgtgccagcggcggcgcggccgtcCATCGCTCGCCGACGGACAAGCCGCCGTTCACGCTGGGGCAGATCAAGAAGGCAATCCCCCCTCATTGCTTCGAGCGGTCGGTGATCAAGTCCTTCTCCTACGTGGTCCACGACCTCGTCATCGTGGCGGCCCTTCTGTACGTGGCGCTGGCGAGGATCCCCACCCTCCCGAGCGCGCTGCAGCTGGGCGCCTGGCCGCTCTACTGGATCGTGCAGGGCTGCGTGATGACCGGCGTCTGGGTCATCGCGCACGAGTGCGGCCACCAAGCCTTCTCGGACTACTCGCTCCTCGACGACATTGTCGGCCTGGTGCTGCATTCGTGGCTGCTCGTCCCATACTTCTCCTGGAAGTACAGCCACCGTCGCCACCACTCCAACACGGGCTCGCTGGAGCGCGACGAGGTGTTCGTCCCCAAGCAGAAGGAAGCGCTGGCGTGGTACACCCCTTACATCTACAACAACCCCGTCGGCCGCCTCGTGCACATCGTGGTGCAGCTCACCCTCGGGTGGCCGCTGTACCTGGCGCTCaacgcctccggccgcccgtaCCCACGCTTCGCCTGCCATTTCGACCCGTACGGCCCCATCTACAACGACCGGGAGCGTGCCCAGATATTCATCTCGGACGTCGGTGTGGCGGCGGTGTCGTTGGCCCTGCTGAAGCTCGCGTCGGCGTTCGGGTTCTGGTGGGTGGTGCGCGTCTACGGCGTGCCGCTGCTCATCGTCAACTCGTGGCTGGTGCTCATCACTTACCTGCAGCACACCCACCCGGCGCTGCCGCACTACGACTCCACCGAGTGGGACTGGCTGCGCGGGGCGCTGGCCACCATGGACCGAGACTACGGCATCCTCAACCGCGTGTTCCACAACATCACGGACACGCACGTCGCGCACCACCTCTTCTCCACCATGCCGCACTACCACGCCATGGAGGCCACCAAGGCGATCCGGCCAATCCTCGGCGAGTACTACCAGTTTGACCCAACCCCCGTCGCCAAGGCTACATGGCGCGAGGCCAAGGAGTGCATCTACGTCGAGCCCCAGGACCACCGCAAGGGCGTCTTTTGGTACAGCAACAAGTTCTAG